The genomic segment GTAAAGTTCAGGTTCTTTTAGAAAGCTTAAAAGGCCTTTCATAACCCCTTTGACCTTATTTTTATCACTAATCCTTTGAATTCTGCTTTAGAGAACTATTGAATTTCATAAatcctcatttttcattttcctctcctgTCTTTGCATGTGCTCTGCCTTTAATTAGTACACTGTTCACTCATCCTCCTGCTGCTCATGAACTCATTCAGGTGTTTGTTAAGCACTGTGGAAGTGCCAGGTATTCCTCTCTGCGTGTGAATAACTCCTACTTGCCTAGCTAGAATGCCCACTCTCCTCAGGAAGCCTCCTGACCTCCTAAGTCCTGCCTCTGATTTAGTGCTGCTTCTCTTTGCTCACATAACTCTCTACATATTCAAGGAACTTTTCTTACTGCTTTCGCAATTGTGATTGAGTTGGACAGTTTGTGCAAAGCCCTTAGTGCAGTGGCCGGCCTATAAGGAAGCACTGATTGTTAGTTATTATTATCTTCGGGCTTCGCTACTCAAAAGCTGTTCAGTCCCATCCAGGCCACACTTTAGCCCTCTTACTTGACCTACCTTATCTTTGATGAGGGTCCATGTGGCATCGGCTTCATCAAGTGTTAGCAGGTGGGGGGTACCAACCAACATGGTGGGATATGGGAGGGGTTAGGCAGGGCAGTGGCTGCTGCAGGAACCCCAAGCCACCCATAGTGGTGAGGCCTGGCTTTAGGCTCTGACCTACTACAGCATGAGGTCATAGAGATCCTGCTGGGTGATGGGGCcttgggtggggagagggcagtcATCTTCCTAGCCTCACTGTCTTCCCAGCCTGAGTCCATTCTCTTGTCACCTATATATTCTTCTGCTTTAGGGGAGGAAAATGCAGATACCTGTTAGGTTGTCTGTATGTCTGCCGGTGTATGTGTTGTTTAAGGAAATAGGAtcagttctccctcccttcagcaGCCTCCTTGAAATAATTTGATTTGCTATCTTGTCACCTGGAGATGACTTCTTTGTGAGGTTGCACTGGGGTCCTAAAGCACATGTCAGAAGTACAGATCAGAACTTAAACTGAGAATCAAGTAGTGGTTCTCAATCTTGACCATACTTTAGAATTACCTGagagctttaaaaattacttatgcCTGCATCCTAgccccagaaattctgatttaattgatttAGGGTGTGCCTGGGAATGAGGATTTCTAAAAGCTCCTCAGGCAATTTTAATGCGCCGCCTGGGTTGAAACCCATTATTGAGTGGGCACAATTGCAGTGAAAACCAGGTGTGTGTGAAGGAGGGTGGCATGCTGGAGGTTGGCATGCTGAACACTGATAATGTGGAAGAGTCTAATTGGGGTACTGCTGCCTTAGTAATTGGAGAGAACTTTAGGGAAGCCAGGATTACCCAGGTAAATTTGTGGACACTTTTCTTTGTGTTCCACTCGCTGTGCTAGGTGGATCTGTGTCTAGTATGTACTCTTCCACTACAGCCCTAATCAGTGTGTGATTTCCCCTTGTGTCTCTGTGTAGAGAACTCAAGGTGCTCTTTTGCTGGAAAAGAGTGGTTTTCCCCCAAAAGATCTATTCTAGAGAGCCTTTCTGGTAGCTGCTCTTCCCCTCTGCTTCTTATCCATCCAAAGAGTTCTCTGTTGAGTCCCTCTGCAGTCTCCTTGTGTGCCAAGGAAGACTCATCATGTGTGGGGTCTTCCCTGTCCTGGCTCAGCAGGTGCAGCTATCCCACAAAGTCAGCCATTATCTGAGCCGGCTGAGTTTGTATGAGTACAGGGCACAGGAAAGGGTCCTACATTGATAGGAGAGAGTGTTGCCAAGAAAAGTTTCCTAAAAGATGTTCCTGGGCAGGTCTCCCAAACAGAGCTAAGGGTGCGGGTACCAGGTACTTGAGCAAAGGGATGACAGTGGGCATGAGCCTATGCTCCAGGAGAAGaattaatatcaaatatttgTCGAACTCTTATGTGTAAGGGCTGTGCCAAACACTTCGAGCGTGTAGTCTTAGTTAATCCTTTTAGTAATCTCTTGAAGTAGGTCctattatttccccattttacaagtgaattTTAACCAACTCCGAGTGGTTAAGTAAATTAGTACAAGTCTGCCTGATTCCAGCTCTTAACTATTAAGCAGTAAGTCGTTCCTTTTGGTGAAGGGAGAAACCAACATGTTCCTTCTGCTCACATGAgtgtgtggtgggaggggtgCATGTTAAATGGAAGTGCGAAGTTGTGGAGTGAAGAGGAAATGGGTAGGAAGAGAGAAGAGCTGCAATAGACCAAATCAGAAACCCCCAGTTTCCTGTTGAGATGAGTGAAACCAAATCTCTTCCGCCAAATACCCCATTAGTACATTTTTTATTATGGTTGACAAGGAGAGGCTGTCTGGTACAGTATGGTTAGTACCTCTGTTCCCTGCAGAAGGGAATTCTGAGTGAGGGACAGAGGTAGAGAGCAAGATACACAAGGAAAAGAGACATAGACATGGGGCAAAACTGACAGTGGAAGGAGACACAGAAGCAGAGGTACAGAGACGATGAGAGTTACTGATACATGGGCAGAGAATGGTGCACATCCATATGTTGAGGTTTCAGAATGAGAAGGGCCTGGATGAAGTAGATGCAGGGATGATGGGCTCTTGGTAAAATCGATTGAGGATCTCTTTCAGATTTTTGTTCATTGAGGGGGCTGAAGGGAAATTCATGAACTCTGTACCCCGAAGCCCATACCTGTCTTGTCTTTTGCTGTCTGATTACCATGATCCTGTAGGCTCCCTAAATTCCACACTGCCCTATTCTGACATCAAATAAGTCTTCTTTTTGGCTCATAGAGTCAGACTGAAAGTTGCTGGAGGAAAACATGCCAGCTGAGTTCTGGATGTAGTTGATGAGTCCCACAGctgggctttgtgggccatattcTGCTTATGGGGTTTACCTCCAGGGTGGCACGTTCTGGGGCTTTCTTGGGGGAAAAACAGATCATCTGTAGCATATGGGGTGACCAGAGTGGAGAGCATGAGGGCAACCAGCTGGTGGGGACTGATTATCCAGAGAACATGAAGTTCTCTGCAGGCAACCTCTAGGGCAAGATATAATAGTGTGGATATAGCAAAGACTTCAGAGTGATAAAGAACCTTTAGTGAAGAGTGATAACATGATTCTTCACTTCTCTCAGGCTGCAGGGATAATTGTATATGTTTCTAATCCATCTCTATTTGAAAACTTTAGGGATAGATGTGTTTTGTAATTCAGAAATTTTTAGATTTTAGAAAGCGAATATAGTGCCCTCATGTAAGAGACACAGACATGGGGCAAGACTGATTGACAGagcaaggaggaggcagagatgcagagacacacCCCAGTGAGATTCAGGGCAGTGCCCTGTAGCCAAACACGTCAGTGTATCTGCAGCTGAGTGTGAGTAGTCACGCTAAGATAAATGTAAATACGATTGTGGATGATTCAGGTAAGGTTCTGGGCAAGTTATGACAAACTTGTTTcctcatagatttttaaattttggaattaTAGATAAGGGATTATGGGTTTATAATTGTTCTCAGGTTGTGAGGAGCACGAGAGTGCTGATAAAGCCATCTAAACACATTACATGGTAGGTATGTATACAATCTCAATCCAAACAAAATAATCAATGTCCAAGGGGGTGGATATTTGGCTTGTAAGGAAGAAAGCTCTTACCATGAGTGATAACACAGCTTTGGAATCAGCTGCCTTGGGAGTTGTGTACAACGGGGGCGAAAGTGCCTTAGAAGAGAGGCTTCCTCTGCTGGGAGGGTGATAGAATTCATTGCTTATGAACATTGGCTGCCTGTGGTTTCCCCTTTCACGcaccagaggggagaggcaaaaaatggtgtgtgtgtgtgtatgtgtgacaaAGGACTGtcacattttttataataaatatcttaTTGCATACATCTTTGTTCACATCTCTAATTATTTTGTCAGAATAAATTTATTGAAGAGGAACCCTTAAGAGAAGGATATGGACATCTTAAAGTCCTGTGACCACTGGAATTAGAATTTTGTCACAATTATCCACAAAAATCATTGTCTGGAGGGTTTCTTAACTCTGGACTTCATGAGAATGACTGAGCTCACACTTGGGTTGAAGAAAAGTGtagatttcttcctcttcctcttggtTTCAGTGGGACAGCATCTCTGAAAAATCATAGCTTCTGGGCTGTCCAGTTCCTTGAAACAAGGACCTGGTGAGACCCCATGCGGCCCTGTAGATGACATCCTACTTTTGCAGATCTGTGGCCTCCTGTGCCATATATCCCATGGCGTGTGGGCCAGCTATCTGCTGAGTGGTCAGGGCTGCACCTGGCTTCATTAGGTCTTCATGGCTAACTCCAATACTTGTGGttatgatagctttcctggagtGCTTGGGTCTGCTTATGCAGCCTGCAACCTTCTATGACCTCATAACAGTGACTCCCTGCCTTATGTCTGAGATTATACTCGTTCTGGACTCCATGCTGGAGTGGAAGATATTTTGTGCAGCTTCCCTCCTAGTGTGGAGTGGAAAGTGAATCCCCTGTTGGGCAACACCGTGCCACTTCCTGTTAATATATCTATTCTCTGGCAGCCAAAGCCATGTGAAATACTCCTGTTTCATCATATCGCACCAACATTGCTCCTGATGATGTTGGCCAGGACAAATGGGGTTGCTGATGAGGATTTTTTTGGGAATTCTATAATCTTGGCTGACGATGAGCAAAAGGGAGGATTGGAAAGGGACCATAGTGATCCTGGTCCTCAGGCAAACAGGTGATGTGATTTCAGTGATTTTCTGGGATATCAATATTTCTGTTGGACTCCTGACCCCTGAATCTATCTACAAGCCCAGGGACACAACTTCTAGCCATTAATTCTTAAGACTTTGGCATTGGAGTGGGGAGTAGCGGAGGTAGTGATTACACACAAGACCAAGAAGATTCTCTGAACTGGGAATGTCTTAACAATCAGTGTTCTGTTGAAACTGGGACCTCAGGACACATTGCCCAGATTCTCAGAGGGTCGGGGATAAGCCTGCATGACTCCTTCCCTAAGGACTGgctgaaacagaatagagagggcTGTGATCCCTGATGAGTACTAGTTTCTAGAGGCAATGTCTCTCTTCCCAGACCCCTAGATTCAGGGTCTGTAGAGGAACTTTTGTGAGGGAACATGGGCACACTTAGTTAAAATGATGGAGAGGGGCATGAAGGGGAGTTTTCTTCAATTTAAATCTTGTGTCTCTGATCCTAGGATAATTCCTGATCTTATTTTCCCTGCATGGCAACACATAGTcccctgtctcctgcctccccccaagCAGGATATGTGGCTGGGCCAAACACATTCTAGTGGTACACAGAGTAGGGTCTTCACAGCAAATATCTGTTGAGTGGTCAGCACAGTCATATGCAGATGATGGGACCAATATAATCCATACCTCCAGACCCCAGCTCCACCTCCAGGCTCCACTGTTTGCACTGACCTTTAGAATTTGTATTTTCTGAATGTTAAGGTTTCCAGGAGCCTGTCCCTGATCTGCTTGGTGCGGGCCCCATAGATGAGAGGGTtgagggcagggggcagcagcAAATAGATGTTAGAGAGAAGGATGTGCATGGGCTTTGGGACAGTGTGGCGACCAAAACGGTGTGTGAGGTAGGAGAAGAGACCAGGTATGTAGAAAGCCAGGATGACGCAGATATGGGAAGTACACGTACCAAAGGCCTTAGCCCGGGCCTCCTTGGTAGGCAGCCGTAGCACAGCGTGGGCAATGAGCACGTAAGAGCCAGTGATTCCCAGAATATCTACACCTGACACGGCCAGCGAGAGCGCCAACCCATACAAGTTGTTGGCCCGAGTGTTACCCACCACCAGCTCCACCACTGCCATGTGTGCACAGTAGGCATGGCCTATGGTCTTGCCTCGGAAGTGTTCAAATCGTGCCACCAGCAGAGGGAAAGGCACAACAATAGCCACAGCTTTCAGTGCCAGTGCCAGAGCTGCATAGCCCACGCGAGCTTTGGTGACCAGGATAGAGTAGTGCAGTGGACGCCCTACTGCCACAGCACGATCACAGGCCATGGCCAGCAGTACACCAGATTCCACGGCCGTCAGCGCATGGACAAAGAACATCTGGACCAGGCAGGCAGCATATGGCACAGGTCGGGGCCCGAGCCACAGCAcagccagcagccctggggctATTGATGTGGCTAAGCCCAGGTCTGTGGCTGCCAGTGTGGCCAGGAGTAGAAACATGGGCTGGTGCAGTGTGGAATCTACCTGCACCACTGCCAGCATTGCTCCATTGCCCAGCAGGGCCAGCAGATACATGGGTCCAAATACCAGTGtcagccaggcctgggcagccccTAGCCCTGGAATGCCAGTCAGCAGGAAGAAGGCTGGGCGTGGGGAGGTGGAGTTGGGCTGTGGAGCTTCTGCCATCCTGTGGGGGTCAAATCTTTAGGGCTCATGGTAGCATGACTCCTGACAGGAAGGACAGGGATTTTGGGGGTGTCACAGTGGCACAGACCTATCCATAGAGTATGTGAGTGGTAGTACAGGGCTGAGAGGATCACAGGGTTACAGTTTTTAGTTGGGATTTTAAATGGATAATCAAGGTCATAACCCTAGCTGGATGGGAGAATCCTCTACACTTGAAAGCCCATGACTGTAGAGGAAAAAACGGAACAGTTGTACTGAGGAAGTTGAGGGAGGTGGTCACTGATAAAGTCAGAGCCCTTCAGTTGGACATCAGTCGAGAGGGGAGCTGAGAATTTTTCTTCCTCAGGGTCCAAAGACTCAGTCTTAGTCTCAGGTGACGGGGAGAAAGCCAGTGCTGGATGGGGATCAGGTTTCAGCCTCCTCCTGTCCCTGACTGTGTCCTTAGGCACAACTGGGTGTCAGCTTCATCTCAACAATGGGCGGGATGCTTAAGTATTGCTTAGCTTTAACATTCTGGGCACTAACTCTCCAAaaagaagtggggagaggagagagaaagggagaaaaggaagatgaggTAGATGGAACCTGGAATGAAGCTGGAAGCCGGTGTGACAGGAGAATACTGGTAGACTTTTGGGGTGTGGGGTGCTTACGTTTTCTTTAACTTGCTGAAACAGTGAACTTGGCCACCAGCTGGAGAGTTGAAGTTGGGCCTCGGAAGCAGTGTGGAAAGAGATAGTAGCAGAAAAGGAACTTCTCTGTTGTTCATCTTCACGATCCAGAGGGGGGTTCCTCTAGAGTGTCTTTCCTGGTGTGCCAAAGGGAGTGCTGACAGACAGGGAGGAAATGGTACTCAACCCAGAGTAGCAGCCACACGAGGAGGAAGCCTCTCTCATGCTGGAAGAGGCAGGGTGAGTCAAACCGATTCCTCCCAGAATCTAGCCCACGGCAGAAGCGAAtcactgttgaatgaataaatggaggaAGAAAACACTAGCAGAAGACTTGACTAGGGAAAGATCCTGAGTACGGCGTGTTGGCAGCTTCTCTTTGCTTTGACCTGTGCCGATAGGGCCCTTTATGTGGCTGTTCTACCTGCTTCCCTCAGGGCAAAGGGCCCTTACCCCTCCCACCTGTGCCACATTAACTCTTCCCTGTGCTGTCTTTGCTCAGTGCTGACAGGCCTGGTAACTCAGGAAGTAGAGtaaggaggcagagatggggcaACAAAGAAAGAGATTGACTTGGAGGGCGGTGGAAAGATCTGGAAAAGAGGAACACTTACTTCCTCTGGGAGGTCATTGCTTCATTCTTTAATAACATCCCCTCTATTGTAATCACTTGTCTTTCTTTTCCCCACTAGACTGAAAGAGTTAGAGGCAGTGCTTCTTATTAGCCTCAGTATCTCCACTGCTCatcacaatgcctggcatgtagttgtctatgaataaatatttattgtttttaattatggGACAGAAGTGCTGGCTCAAACAGTTTGCTGATCAACAGGGGCTTCTACAGTTTCAGGCACCTTACGTATCCATAGAGATGACAAAGAAAGAGTTAGTCACCATCAACCACAAGTCTATAGAGTATGATTCTttctgctataacaaaatatcttCTAAAATTCACCACACTATGCAAcacaatgcaaaacaaaaaaaaaacaaaaacacaggacttacagggaagtgggaggaggggcacAACATTCAAAAACTTCGTCAGTGACATATTTAAAAAGGATAGGAACCTAATAAAAATGGTAGCACATGTTAAATgattagaaaatacacaaatgtaCCAATAAATATGACACTTCACCTTGAAAAAGACCTGGAGTTTTCCCTTTGGAAGTGAGTGTTGGAAGTAGCTCGTGAATCTTTGTGAAAAGATAGAGAGACTAATCTGAAATCAGGTGTAATGCTGTGACAGAAGATGTGGATGGGTGTGGCTCATAACACAAGTGGTAAACTGAGGCAGCTGATGAATGTTTGCATGGGGGCATGTGTGCTTATTGCATTTTCCTAAGCAGTTTGGTTCTATGGGTGAAATTTTCCACGTTCACCTAGTTTCCCACAGATGAAATCACATGAGTAAACATGAAATCCACATTATGCTCAGTTCTCTAATACATCATTTGGTTGGAACAGATCTGCATTTCAAAGCCAGCTTTATAGCAGGACTGACGGAATCTCTTttgtgcctggccctgtgctaTGCGGTGAGCATACAATGGCAATAGCAAGACCCTGTTGCCCTCCAGGAGCTCATAGTCTAGTGGACACAGTGATCCCAACGGTTGTCTGTGAACTATTAAAGTAACTGTGTTAACTCGGGTCAGTACCAGGTATGGTAGGAGTGCAGAGAAAgcctctcccctttcctggggGAGTCAGGGAACCCTTCTGTGAATGACAGTAGTGCCTACGGTCTTCTGGAGAGTCCCATGTACAGGCACTGCTCTAAGTCCTATCCTCACAACACTCGTTTGCAGTAGGTACAATTATTTCCCCCATCTTTGCATAGACAAAGAACTAAGgcacaaagaaatgaagtaaaagtccaaggtcatgcagctagtAATTAGCAGTTAGGATAATAGCTCAGTCTGGCTCTAACTTCCCTGCACTTAGCCACTACTTCAAACATTTCCACTGAGATTTAGCACATGAGTAGTTTTCTAGGAGGAGGAATTCAGGAGACAGATTGGCAGATGGTTCTAGGATTGCTGAATGGGGAGATGCAGAAAGAGCTGCAATTATTTGTCAGTAGATGGTGAGCTCTCATCCACTGAGGGAGGAGTGGAACtcctgggaggtgggagcagTAGGAGGAAAGCCATGAAGGAGAGGTTGGGAAAAAGTGCTCTCAAATGCCATTACGTTCA from the Desmodus rotundus isolate HL8 chromosome 5, HLdesRot8A.1, whole genome shotgun sequence genome contains:
- the OR52W1 gene encoding olfactory receptor 52W1; this encodes MAEAPQPNSTSPRPAFFLLTGIPGLGAAQAWLTLVFGPMYLLALLGNGAMLAVVQVDSTLHQPMFLLLATLAATDLGLATSIAPGLLAVLWLGPRPVPYAACLVQMFFVHALTAVESGVLLAMACDRAVAVGRPLHYSILVTKARVGYAALALALKAVAIVVPFPLLVARFEHFRGKTIGHAYCAHMAVVELVVGNTRANNLYGLALSLAVSGVDILGITGSYVLIAHAVLRLPTKEARAKAFGTCTSHICVILAFYIPGLFSYLTHRFGRHTVPKPMHILLSNIYLLLPPALNPLIYGARTKQIRDRLLETLTFRKYKF